A part of Halobacillus shinanisalinarum genomic DNA contains:
- a CDS encoding succinate dehydrogenase cytochrome b558 subunit — protein MAGTRGYVNRRLHSLLGVLPIGIFLIQHLTVNFFATRGPEAFNAAAHVLESLPYRYVLEIFIIYLPLLFHSIYGVYIAFTAKSNLSNFGHFRNWMFMFQRFTGIITLIFIAWHVWETRIAIGLGWAELNYQLMEGILTEPFFFWFYIIGVISTTFHFSNGLWSFFVSWGITVSPRSQLVMTYASIIIFVAISYVGVRTLIQFAYGV, from the coding sequence ATGGCAGGAACACGCGGATATGTTAACCGGAGATTACATTCATTATTAGGAGTACTACCAATCGGAATATTCCTGATCCAGCATTTAACTGTCAATTTTTTTGCAACTCGTGGACCAGAGGCGTTTAATGCGGCAGCTCATGTTCTGGAGAGCTTGCCGTACCGTTACGTATTGGAGATTTTTATTATCTACTTACCACTATTATTCCATTCTATTTATGGGGTATATATTGCGTTCACGGCCAAAAGTAACTTGTCGAATTTTGGACATTTCAGAAACTGGATGTTCATGTTCCAACGTTTCACGGGTATTATTACGCTCATTTTTATTGCTTGGCACGTATGGGAAACTCGTATCGCTATCGGGTTAGGCTGGGCTGAGCTGAACTATCAGTTGATGGAAGGCATTCTTACAGAGCCATTCTTTTTCTGGTTCTACATAATAGGTGTCATCTCAACTACATTCCACTTTTCTAATGGTCTTTGGTCATTTTTCGTCAGCTGGGGGATTACAGTTTCTCCACGCTCACAACTTGTAATGACTTATGCGAGCATCATCATTTTCGTAGCGATCTCTTACGTGGGTGTTCGTACGTTAATTCAGTTTGCTTACGGTGTTTAA